The Sporosarcina ureae genome includes a region encoding these proteins:
- a CDS encoding DUF456 domain-containing protein, which yields MLWIGWTLAIIMFAIAFVGLIYPVIPSVIFILAGFLLYGAFVSFEELTWLFWAIQILFVLLLFGADTFANLVGVKRFGGSKAGMWGSTIGLLIGPFVIPVIGILAGPFLGAIIAEMIFARTSIKQAFRTGVGSVVGFLTSVVVKGILMVVMIVIFLFFLR from the coding sequence ATGTTATGGATCGGTTGGACATTGGCCATTATCATGTTCGCGATCGCGTTTGTCGGATTGATCTACCCTGTCATTCCATCTGTTATTTTTATCTTGGCGGGTTTCCTGCTTTATGGCGCGTTCGTTTCATTTGAAGAGTTAACGTGGTTATTTTGGGCGATTCAAATATTATTCGTTTTATTGTTGTTCGGAGCGGATACATTCGCCAATCTTGTCGGGGTTAAACGCTTTGGTGGAAGTAAAGCGGGAATGTGGGGAAGTACGATTGGATTGTTAATCGGACCGTTCGTCATACCGGTCATTGGTATTCTAGCAGGGCCTTTTCTTGGTGCGATCATCGCAGAGATGATTTTTGCTCGGACAAGTATTAAACAGGCTTTTCGCACAGGAGTCGGTTCTGTTGTTGGTTTTCTGACGTCAGTTGTTGTAAAAGGTATCCTTATGGTGGTCATGATTGTCATTTTTCTATTTTTTCTCCGTTAA
- a CDS encoding superoxide dismutase: MAYTLPELPYAYDALEPHIDKETMNIHHTKHHNTYVTNVNNALEGHEELLNMPVDELVANLDKVPEDKRTAVRNNGGGHSNHSLFWTILSPNGGGNPTGEVAEAIDKKFGSFDAFKEEFAKAATTRFGSGWAWLVVNNGELEVTSTPNQDSPYMDGKTPLLGLDVWEHAYYLNYQNRRPDYISAFWNVVNWDEVEKRYQDNK, translated from the coding sequence TTGGCTTATACTTTACCAGAACTACCATACGCATATGATGCGTTGGAGCCACACATCGACAAAGAAACGATGAACATCCATCACACGAAACACCACAACACGTACGTAACTAACGTGAACAATGCACTAGAAGGTCATGAAGAACTTCTGAACATGCCTGTTGACGAGTTAGTTGCAAACTTGGACAAAGTTCCAGAAGACAAGCGTACAGCAGTTCGCAATAACGGTGGTGGGCACTCTAACCACTCATTATTCTGGACAATCCTTTCACCAAACGGTGGCGGCAATCCAACTGGGGAAGTTGCAGAAGCAATCGACAAGAAGTTCGGTAGCTTTGACGCTTTCAAAGAAGAGTTTGCTAAAGCTGCAACAACTCGCTTCGGTTCAGGCTGGGCTTGGCTTGTTGTAAACAACGGTGAACTTGAAGTAACATCAACTCCTAACCAAGACTCACCTTATATGGATGGTAAAACACCATTGCTAGGGTTGGACGTTTGGGAGCATGCTTACTACTTAAACTACCAAAACCGTCGTCCAGACTACATTTCAGCATTCTGGAACGTAGTAAACTGGGATGAAGTAGAAAAGCGTTACCAAGACAATAAATAA
- a CDS encoding peptidoglycan D,D-transpeptidase FtsI family protein: protein MKRNQKKAEPLKTGQRQHIAFRMNFLFVAIFVFFSLLIFRLGYLQIVQGEDYTRSLERTEEIAVNTSTPRGRIFDRSGKVLIDNEAKNAITYTKTSSTTTKEMLALARKMAKLIDQDTQRVTMGDKRDFWILLNPVKAAEKVPKKEQAELSKDDNKSQKDIQREINQLTRDRITDEELATLSAEDLEVLAIYREMMAGYAYSPQVIKSDGVTDEEFAVVSERLDQLPGVNTTTDWDRVKKSDSAILGSTTSPVEGIPRSHVNYFLARDYSRNDRVGRSYLESYYEDLLKGQKTIVKNIKDRTGKVVETKTVKEGQPGKDLVLTTDTNLQKALEDVVSNKLLRLKQGPNTSALESAFLVMLDPNNGEILSLVGKKVVKDESTGRWAIQDYTYGTFTSAYEVGSTVKLATMLTGYNEGAVKIGEVKIDQPINIGGRYKRSLFNPNGRVALNDIAAIGRSSNVYMFRIAMGLGKATYRPGQGLPIDKKAFDTFRENFAAFGLGVKTGIDLPGEYTGVTGTETIPGKLLDFSIGQFDTYTPLQMAQYVATIAADGNRIAPKILKEIREPSPDGEVLGELIEETPVNVLNRLKNSQVEIDQVKKGMHYVYYGANGTASGLLAGAPYTGAGKTGTAESFYYTGNKSNPVIPTINLSHVGYAPADKPEVAYSVIVPYISTNTKRYPSATASEIAKEALDVYFEQKRQKNAKADNASPDVRIQK from the coding sequence TTGAAGAGAAACCAGAAAAAGGCGGAGCCGCTCAAAACGGGTCAACGTCAACATATTGCATTTCGAATGAATTTTTTATTTGTAGCGATTTTTGTCTTTTTTTCCTTACTCATTTTTCGTTTAGGTTATTTGCAAATCGTCCAAGGGGAAGATTATACACGTAGTCTTGAACGAACGGAGGAAATCGCAGTCAACACGAGCACACCGCGTGGTAGAATCTTCGACCGTTCTGGAAAAGTACTTATAGATAATGAAGCAAAAAATGCTATAACGTATACAAAAACATCCTCCACGACAACAAAAGAAATGCTGGCGCTTGCAAGAAAAATGGCCAAGTTGATAGATCAGGATACTCAACGTGTCACTATGGGTGACAAACGAGATTTTTGGATTTTATTGAACCCTGTAAAAGCAGCAGAGAAAGTACCTAAGAAAGAGCAAGCAGAGCTCAGTAAAGATGACAACAAATCTCAAAAAGATATCCAACGAGAGATTAACCAGCTGACGCGCGACCGGATCACAGACGAAGAACTAGCTACCTTGTCAGCGGAGGATTTGGAAGTGCTCGCCATTTACCGTGAAATGATGGCAGGTTACGCTTATTCACCACAAGTTATTAAAAGCGATGGCGTGACAGATGAAGAATTTGCCGTCGTGTCAGAAAGGTTAGATCAACTGCCGGGTGTCAATACAACTACTGACTGGGACCGAGTGAAAAAATCGGATAGTGCGATTCTAGGATCTACAACGAGTCCAGTAGAAGGTATTCCTCGTTCACACGTAAACTATTTCCTGGCGAGAGATTATTCGCGTAATGATCGCGTTGGGCGAAGTTATTTAGAATCGTATTATGAAGATTTACTGAAAGGTCAAAAGACGATTGTGAAAAATATCAAAGATCGCACAGGAAAAGTGGTCGAGACGAAAACGGTAAAAGAAGGACAGCCTGGTAAAGACCTAGTGTTGACTACAGATACAAATTTGCAGAAGGCACTCGAAGATGTGGTGTCCAATAAATTATTGCGTCTAAAACAAGGCCCGAATACGAGTGCGTTAGAATCAGCATTCCTTGTCATGTTGGACCCGAATAACGGGGAGATTTTGTCACTCGTCGGTAAGAAAGTAGTAAAGGACGAATCGACAGGACGATGGGCGATACAAGATTACACATATGGTACGTTTACTTCAGCGTATGAAGTCGGATCCACAGTGAAATTGGCGACGATGCTTACCGGTTATAATGAAGGAGCTGTGAAAATCGGTGAAGTAAAAATTGACCAACCGATCAATATTGGTGGTCGATACAAACGGTCGTTGTTTAATCCGAATGGTCGAGTGGCATTAAATGATATTGCCGCTATCGGTCGGTCATCTAACGTATATATGTTCCGAATTGCGATGGGATTAGGAAAAGCAACATATCGACCAGGTCAAGGTTTGCCAATTGACAAGAAAGCCTTTGACACATTCCGTGAGAATTTTGCTGCATTTGGATTAGGTGTTAAAACAGGAATAGATCTACCTGGTGAATATACAGGGGTAACCGGTACTGAAACAATTCCCGGAAAACTTCTAGACTTCTCGATTGGACAGTTTGATACGTATACTCCTCTGCAGATGGCGCAATATGTTGCAACCATTGCAGCAGATGGCAATAGAATTGCACCGAAGATTTTAAAGGAGATCCGAGAACCTTCTCCGGATGGGGAGGTACTAGGGGAATTGATTGAGGAAACGCCCGTAAACGTGTTGAATCGTTTAAAAAACTCACAAGTGGAAATCGATCAAGTAAAGAAAGGTATGCATTACGTATACTATGGCGCGAACGGTACAGCTTCTGGATTATTAGCGGGAGCGCCATACACGGGAGCAGGAAAGACGGGTACCGCGGAATCGTTTTATTATACGGGTAATAAATCCAACCCAGTTATTCCGACAATCAACCTGTCTCATGTAGGGTACGCTCCAGCGGACAAACCAGAAGTTGCGTATTCAGTTATTGTCCCTTATATTTCAACGAACACGAAACGATATCCATCCGCAACAGCAAGTGAAATTGCCAAAGAAGCACTTGACGTATACTTTGAACAGAAAAGACAGAAAAACGCAAAAGCAGACAATGCATCTCCGGATGTAAGAATACAGAAGTAA
- a CDS encoding endolytic transglycosylase MltG: MIKEILRAVGIGCLIAGGILYFVQQQTSEGALQKQLADSKEEVAILKKELAISQTLSRKENIRKPESEQETIPAENEADEIITKRFTVKAGITPAKLSRELKKEKLIQDADAFELYIIENEYTRKIKPGTYELRSDMRFPEIARIFLHL; encoded by the coding sequence ATGATCAAGGAAATATTGCGCGCCGTAGGTATTGGTTGTTTGATAGCTGGTGGTATTTTGTATTTTGTACAGCAACAAACATCTGAAGGTGCGTTACAAAAACAATTAGCTGATTCCAAAGAAGAAGTAGCTATTCTAAAAAAAGAACTAGCCATTTCCCAGACATTGTCGCGGAAAGAAAATATTCGTAAACCGGAATCCGAACAAGAAACGATTCCAGCTGAAAATGAAGCGGATGAGATCATCACAAAACGTTTTACCGTGAAAGCAGGCATTACACCCGCCAAGTTATCACGTGAATTAAAAAAAGAAAAGTTAATACAAGATGCCGATGCATTTGAACTATATATAATAGAAAATGAATATACACGAAAAATCAAACCAGGTACATACGAATTACGCTCCGATATGCGGTTTCCTGAGATTGCTAGAATCTTTTTACACTTATAA
- the rpmG gene encoding 50S ribosomal protein L33: MRVNVTLACTECAERNYITKKNKRNNPERIEMMKYCSREKKQTLHRETK, translated from the coding sequence ATGCGCGTAAACGTAACACTCGCTTGTACAGAATGTGCAGAGCGTAATTATATTACTAAGAAAAACAAGCGTAACAATCCAGAACGTATTGAAATGATGAAATATTGCTCACGTGAAAAAAAGCAAACTTTGCACCGTGAAACGAAATAA
- a CDS encoding 5-formyltetrahydrofolate cyclo-ligase — MEKQHLRKQVIQKLHQLTPSDHERKSAIITEKVLASDEFKYATTIGITLSRFPEVDTHRLIETAWQAGKRVAIPRCISSTREMDFRLIDSFDQTEVVYMDLKEPKIDLTDSVRPEEIDLQIVPGVVYSETGYRIGFGGGYYDRYLINFPFETISLAFDCQIRHNIMREPHDVPVSYIYTDEHIIDCQKVRETNE, encoded by the coding sequence GTGGAAAAGCAACACCTTCGGAAACAGGTTATACAGAAATTACATCAATTAACTCCATCTGATCACGAACGAAAATCAGCTATTATAACGGAAAAAGTTCTTGCTTCGGATGAATTTAAGTATGCAACGACCATCGGAATCACGTTATCCAGATTTCCGGAAGTGGACACGCATCGTTTGATAGAAACCGCCTGGCAAGCAGGAAAGCGAGTTGCGATTCCACGGTGTATTTCTTCTACGAGAGAAATGGATTTCCGTTTGATCGATTCATTTGATCAAACAGAAGTGGTCTATATGGATTTAAAAGAACCGAAAATTGATTTGACAGACTCTGTAAGACCCGAAGAAATAGACTTGCAAATTGTTCCAGGTGTCGTGTATTCAGAGACTGGTTACCGCATTGGTTTCGGTGGCGGTTATTACGATCGCTATTTGATAAATTTTCCATTTGAAACGATATCACTGGCATTTGACTGTCAAATCCGCCATAATATAATGAGGGAGCCGCATGATGTTCCGGTGTCCTATATTTATACAGACGAACATATTATAGATTGTCAGAAAGTCCGTGAAACGAATGAATGA
- a CDS encoding YqgQ family protein, whose protein sequence is MNEFYDVMKLLKRFGVIIYTGDKRQDSMVMESEVKELYDHQFIDQQTYIQALLVLRREQTS, encoded by the coding sequence ATGAATGAATTTTATGATGTGATGAAATTGCTTAAACGTTTTGGCGTAATCATCTATACAGGCGATAAACGACAGGACAGCATGGTAATGGAATCCGAAGTAAAAGAACTGTATGACCACCAATTTATTGATCAACAAACATATATTCAAGCATTGCTTGTATTGAGAAGAGAACAAACGAGCTAA
- a CDS encoding LTA synthase family protein has product MRKFSWPKHSVLIIAVIATWLTTYIGYYTSFNMKIDNAMQQFILLINPLAFLLFIYGVALFIKKTKTRNRYILAVSVITSFIMFANAVFYRFFTDFITLPLLFQTSNFADLSSSITENLRLLDLFFFSDALIILVAIRFFKQGPIQESSRKMGRKVYFAAAATLMMFNLALAEAERPQLLTRSFDRELLVKNIGTYNYHLYDLFVQSKSHAQRTFADGTELTEIENYVKANHAQPDPKMFGTAKGKNVIIVSLESLQNFVINNGMDGHEITPFLNELTNDKDTFYFDNFYQQTGLGKTSDSEFIVENSLYGRNGSAVFFTHSGNTYNSLSERLGENGYATSVMHANSKSFWNRDIMYKALNVQKFYDVDSYTIGEDEAVNWGMKDIPFFHQSVDLMKDIQQPFATRMITLTNHHPFDLDEQDKLIPEYTSNSNTLNKYFQTVRYMDEAVKEFFEDLKESGLYEDSIIVMYGDHYGISENHNKAMGMYMDKEITPFDNAELQKVPLFIHMPGYGEGKQMHELGGQVDIRSTILHLLGIDTKADMQFGSDLFSPDREPFVIFRDGRLVTDKNIYAQEVCYDIETGEPSSDAAQCEPYIERANTELNYSDTIINGDLLRFKERPNGSPELKESK; this is encoded by the coding sequence ATGAGAAAATTTTCATGGCCTAAGCATTCCGTACTCATTATCGCAGTAATCGCAACTTGGTTGACTACCTACATCGGGTATTACACCAGTTTCAATATGAAAATCGATAATGCTATGCAACAATTTATTCTACTAATTAATCCCCTAGCATTTCTATTGTTTATTTATGGGGTTGCTTTATTTATTAAAAAGACGAAAACGCGTAACCGATATATTTTAGCAGTAAGTGTAATCACATCCTTTATCATGTTTGCCAATGCCGTGTTCTATCGTTTCTTTACGGACTTTATTACACTGCCTCTATTGTTCCAGACAAGTAACTTTGCAGATTTAAGTTCTTCAATCACTGAGAATTTGAGACTTCTGGATCTATTCTTTTTCTCGGACGCCTTGATTATTTTAGTAGCCATACGCTTCTTTAAACAAGGGCCAATTCAAGAATCAAGCCGTAAGATGGGACGCAAAGTGTATTTTGCAGCAGCCGCTACGTTGATGATGTTCAACTTGGCACTTGCTGAAGCAGAGCGCCCGCAGTTATTGACAAGAAGTTTTGACCGTGAATTACTCGTTAAAAACATCGGTACGTATAACTACCATTTATATGATTTATTCGTTCAATCCAAATCCCATGCACAGCGTACGTTTGCTGATGGGACGGAATTGACGGAAATAGAGAACTACGTCAAAGCCAACCACGCACAACCGGATCCGAAAATGTTCGGTACAGCAAAAGGTAAAAACGTCATTATCGTTTCTCTTGAATCGTTACAGAACTTTGTGATTAACAATGGTATGGATGGACATGAAATTACTCCATTCTTGAATGAATTAACAAACGATAAAGATACATTCTACTTTGACAACTTCTATCAACAAACTGGATTAGGAAAAACATCTGACTCTGAGTTTATTGTAGAGAATTCATTATATGGACGTAACGGTAGTGCAGTATTCTTTACGCACAGCGGTAACACATATAACTCGCTTTCTGAACGACTAGGCGAGAATGGATATGCTACAAGTGTCATGCACGCTAACAGCAAGAGCTTCTGGAACCGCGACATTATGTACAAAGCACTTAATGTACAAAAGTTCTATGATGTAGATAGCTACACAATCGGTGAAGATGAAGCAGTCAACTGGGGAATGAAAGATATTCCGTTTTTCCATCAATCTGTTGATTTAATGAAAGACATTCAGCAACCATTTGCTACGCGAATGATTACACTAACAAACCATCATCCATTTGATTTGGATGAACAGGATAAATTAATTCCTGAATACACATCAAATTCCAATACGTTGAATAAGTATTTCCAGACAGTTCGATATATGGATGAAGCGGTTAAGGAGTTCTTTGAGGACTTGAAAGAAAGTGGTTTATATGAAGACTCGATCATCGTGATGTATGGAGACCATTATGGTATTTCCGAAAACCACAATAAAGCAATGGGTATGTATATGGATAAAGAAATTACACCATTTGATAATGCGGAACTTCAAAAAGTTCCATTGTTCATTCATATGCCAGGGTATGGTGAAGGTAAGCAAATGCATGAGCTTGGCGGGCAGGTAGATATTCGCTCAACCATTCTTCATCTACTCGGAATTGATACAAAAGCAGACATGCAATTCGGTTCTGATTTATTCTCACCAGATCGTGAACCATTCGTCATCTTCCGTGATGGCCGTCTTGTCACAGACAAAAATATTTACGCACAGGAAGTTTGCTATGATATCGAAACAGGAGAACCATCATCAGATGCAGCCCAATGTGAGCCGTATATTGAGCGTGCCAATACTGAATTAAATTATTCAGATACCATCATCAATGGTGATTTGCTTCGATTCAAAGAAAGACCAAATGGCAGTCCTGAACTAAAAGAAAGTAAATAA
- a CDS encoding DUF2759 family protein codes for MNLLVIIFGLIAILAVFGTVQAFKERNLLSIVFNVVTVVVIGGFTIATVIYSGYPPQLHK; via the coding sequence ATGAATTTATTAGTCATCATTTTTGGATTGATTGCAATTTTAGCAGTCTTTGGAACGGTCCAAGCTTTTAAAGAGCGGAATCTGTTAAGTATAGTTTTCAATGTGGTTACGGTTGTAGTTATCGGAGGATTTACGATCGCTACTGTCATATATTCTGGATACCCACCACAACTACACAAATAA
- a CDS encoding MBL fold metallo-hydrolase, with protein MRIHIHPLGPIQTNCYIVEDEKKNCLLFDPGEDGEALLSEIRKLSLKPVAILLTHAHFDHIGALEKIRTAYEIPVYLHVAEKKWLASPELNGSAKYPVFPDVICNPADVLLHDEKQLEIGPFKMETRHVPGHSPGSVCYIFEEEGFAIVGDTLFQGSVGRTDLPGGDTETLLKAIHEQLLTLDDEIVIYPGHGPATTPGIEKDQNPYLHGF; from the coding sequence ATGAGGATACATATACATCCATTAGGTCCAATTCAGACGAATTGTTACATAGTGGAAGACGAAAAGAAAAATTGTTTACTATTTGATCCGGGTGAAGATGGTGAGGCATTATTATCGGAGATACGGAAGTTATCGCTGAAGCCTGTTGCTATTTTACTAACGCATGCACATTTTGATCATATTGGGGCGTTGGAAAAGATCCGAACAGCTTATGAAATTCCCGTATATTTGCATGTGGCGGAAAAGAAATGGCTTGCAAGCCCTGAGCTAAATGGTTCAGCTAAGTATCCGGTATTTCCTGACGTCATTTGTAATCCTGCTGACGTGCTGCTCCACGATGAAAAGCAATTGGAAATAGGTCCATTTAAGATGGAGACGCGTCATGTACCAGGACACTCCCCAGGAAGCGTTTGTTATATCTTTGAAGAAGAAGGGTTTGCAATCGTAGGAGATACACTGTTCCAAGGTAGCGTCGGTCGTACCGACTTGCCAGGCGGCGATACGGAAACGTTGCTTAAAGCGATTCACGAGCAGTTATTGACGCTTGATGACGAAATAGTAATTTACCCAGGGCACGGACCTGCGACAACACCAGGAATCGAAAAAGACCAAAATCCATATTTGCATGGATTTTGA
- a CDS encoding DUF2626 domain-containing protein → MDNMFKLLGFWSGIFAVMFYVGNMIPAALLMVAGTIFFILLGYLKLSERMYIYLFGAYLMIFMVGFSYYSIFIHVPGGGH, encoded by the coding sequence ATGGATAATATGTTTAAACTTTTAGGATTCTGGTCAGGTATTTTTGCGGTAATGTTCTATGTAGGAAATATGATTCCAGCTGCTTTACTTATGGTAGCAGGCACAATCTTCTTTATTCTACTTGGATACTTGAAGCTTTCAGAGCGTATGTATATTTACTTATTCGGAGCATACCTGATGATCTTCATGGTTGGTTTCAGTTACTATTCCATTTTCATTCACGTACCTGGCGGAGGACACTAA
- the comGA gene encoding competence type IV pilus ATPase ComGA, giving the protein METEKNPIEKTCVQLLEKAIKSEATDIHFVPTPEGYDVAIRKDAHFSKIGQYPHTLGGRLISFYKFLSSLDISEQRRPQSGSFHQSFFDCNFSFRVSTIPSIQLRESVAIRIQKHDKIVPLNQLCLDPEWTQQLAEAAACKQGLFLVTGPTGSGKTTTLYSLTSHCVSKLKRHVISLEDPVENNHSHLLQIQVNERSGITYSAGLKAILRHSPDVIMIGEIRDAETAKIAVEAALTGHLVLSTIHAKDPVGCLYRLLDLGIHVEELRQTVIAISAQRLITQQSGETAAVFEILQESDLQLATESMVNGLRFSTPIHKKIETQQALYEKVLYDTE; this is encoded by the coding sequence ATGGAAACTGAAAAGAACCCTATAGAAAAAACTTGTGTACAACTACTTGAAAAAGCTATTAAGTCTGAAGCGACAGATATTCATTTTGTACCTACGCCAGAAGGATATGATGTGGCGATTCGCAAAGACGCGCATTTTTCGAAAATCGGTCAATATCCTCATACATTAGGTGGTCGATTAATTTCATTTTATAAATTTTTATCTTCTTTGGATATTAGTGAACAACGTCGTCCACAAAGCGGTTCCTTTCATCAGTCCTTTTTCGACTGCAACTTCTCTTTTCGCGTCTCGACGATCCCATCTATTCAATTGAGGGAAAGTGTGGCGATCCGTATTCAGAAACATGATAAAATCGTGCCGCTCAACCAACTATGTCTCGATCCTGAATGGACGCAGCAATTGGCTGAAGCCGCTGCTTGCAAACAAGGATTATTTCTTGTCACTGGACCTACGGGTTCTGGTAAAACGACTACATTATATTCTTTGACATCCCATTGTGTATCCAAACTCAAGCGTCACGTCATTTCGCTCGAAGATCCTGTAGAAAATAATCATAGTCACTTATTACAAATTCAAGTGAATGAACGTTCTGGAATTACGTACTCTGCAGGATTGAAAGCAATCTTGCGCCATTCTCCTGATGTCATCATGATTGGAGAAATACGTGATGCAGAGACAGCTAAAATTGCAGTAGAAGCAGCGTTGACTGGACACTTAGTTCTTAGCACAATCCATGCAAAAGATCCTGTAGGTTGCTTATATCGTTTACTGGACCTCGGCATTCATGTAGAAGAGCTTAGACAGACCGTTATCGCGATATCCGCTCAGCGATTGATAACACAACAGTCTGGAGAGACGGCAGCGGTTTTTGAAATATTGCAAGAGTCAGATCTGCAATTAGCTACGGAATCAATGGTGAATGGTTTGCGGTTTTCGACTCCTATTCATAAGAAAATTGAAACACAGCAAGCTTTGTATGAAAAGGTGCTATATGATACGGAGTAA
- the comGB gene encoding competence type IV pilus assembly protein ComGB: MIRSKLFQSDSDKKLIKPAEFLVRLSALLQEGYTFHEGLILILPYHTKEFEEKLRQVEDELKMGYGVSHILKSLGFRKSMMLPIIIAEVDGNLIRALKEVADRVNRKTEKQKQIRKLLAYPSVLFSFLLILLIAFRQFFLPNFEALTVIRANNESGIVQFLPKLVSSIPDLLLTASIIFVVGFLLVRMWLKRLSSFEVLHYVLKVPGINTFYSEMKTRDFANELGSLLQSGLSMQSALAVLSEQTEDPILSVITNELSGHVMYGESLHEAIHLTDGLSSRLADFAKHGANTGYLPKELLLYGEHTNEQLEEKINQWLSILQPALFGVLAVCILLSYLSILLPVYKMIDSI, from the coding sequence ATGATACGGAGTAAATTATTTCAATCTGATTCCGATAAGAAATTGATAAAGCCAGCGGAGTTTTTAGTAAGACTTTCAGCGCTGCTTCAAGAAGGATATACCTTTCATGAGGGACTCATTCTGATATTGCCTTATCATACGAAAGAGTTTGAAGAGAAACTTCGGCAAGTAGAAGATGAGTTGAAAATGGGCTATGGTGTTTCGCATATTTTAAAGAGTTTAGGTTTCCGTAAAAGTATGATGTTGCCAATTATTATAGCAGAAGTAGACGGCAACTTGATACGCGCGTTGAAAGAAGTGGCGGACCGTGTCAACAGGAAGACGGAAAAGCAGAAACAGATACGAAAGCTATTGGCGTATCCAAGTGTTCTGTTTTCTTTTTTACTAATTTTATTAATTGCATTTCGACAATTTTTCTTACCGAATTTCGAAGCATTAACTGTAATACGGGCGAATAACGAAAGTGGGATTGTTCAATTCTTACCAAAGCTTGTCTCTTCCATACCGGATCTGTTGCTTACCGCATCCATTATATTTGTTGTTGGTTTTCTATTAGTCCGAATGTGGTTAAAAAGGCTGTCTTCTTTTGAAGTTTTACATTATGTACTAAAAGTCCCCGGCATCAATACTTTCTATAGTGAAATGAAAACTAGGGATTTTGCCAATGAGCTCGGAAGTTTATTGCAGTCAGGTCTTTCCATGCAAAGCGCATTAGCTGTCCTATCGGAGCAAACGGAAGATCCTATATTATCGGTAATCACTAATGAATTAAGTGGACATGTTATGTATGGTGAATCTTTACATGAAGCAATCCATTTAACAGATGGTTTATCATCACGTCTGGCAGATTTTGCGAAACACGGGGCAAATACTGGTTACTTACCGAAAGAACTTTTGCTGTATGGCGAACACACGAATGAACAGTTGGAGGAAAAGATCAATCAATGGTTATCGATCCTACAGCCTGCCTTATTTGGTGTTCTCGCAGTTTGTATTTTATTGTCCTACTTATCTATTCTATTGCCTGTTTATAAAATGATCGACAGTATTTAA